CGCCGCCGCCGCGCAGTTTTCCTGCTCGCGGGCCCACGTGCGCCTATAAACAGAACCATATCCCGCCGGAGGAACCCGATGTCCGACTCCTACTTCCCGCGCTGGCGTGCACAGACAGGCGCCGTCAAAAGCGTCGTCGCGCCCGACGAACGGCTCGCGTGGCCCCAGATGTTCGCGATGGGCGTGCAGCACGTCGTCGCCATGTTCGGCTCCACCGTGCTCGCGCCGCTGCTCATGGGCTTCGATCCGAACCTCTGCATCTTCATGTCGGGTATCGGCACCTTGCTGTTCTTTTTCGTCGTGGGCGGGCGCGTGCCGAGCTATCTGGGCTCGAGCTTCTCGTTCATCGGCCTCGTGATCGCGGTCACGGGCTACGCGGGCCACGGCCCGAACCTGAACATTCCGGTCGCGCTCGGCGGCATCATCGCGTGCGGCGTGGTCTATGCGCTGATCGGCCTGGTCGTCTCGGCGGTGGGCACGAAGTGGATCGAAACGCTCATGCCGCCGGTCGTGACCGGCGCGATCGTCTGCGTGATCGGCCTGAATCTCGCGCCGATCGCCGTGAAAGGCGTGAGCGGCTCGCAGTTCGACTCGTGGATGGCGATCGTCACCGTGCTGTGCGTGGGCGGCGTGGCCGTGTTCACGCGCGGCATGCTGCAGCGCCTGCTGATTCTCGTTGGCCTCATCATCGCCTACGTGATCTATGCGATCGTCACCAACGGCATGGGCCTCGGCAAGCCGATCGACTTTTCGGTCGTCGCGAACGCCGCGTGGTTCGGCCTGCCGAAGTTCAGCGCGCCGGTGTTCGATCCGCACGCGATGGCGCTGCTCGTGCCGATCGCCGTGATCCTCGTCGCCGAAAATCTCGGCCACATCAAGGCCGTTTCGGCGATGACGGGCTACAACCTCGACCGCTACATCGGCCGCGCGTTTCTCGGCGACGGCATCGCGACCGTCGTCTCGGGCTTCGCGGGCGGCACGGGCGTGACGACCTATGCGGAAAACATCGGCGTGATGGCCGTCACCAAAATTTA
The Paraburkholderia acidisoli genome window above contains:
- a CDS encoding solute carrier family 23 protein — translated: MSDSYFPRWRAQTGAVKSVVAPDERLAWPQMFAMGVQHVVAMFGSTVLAPLLMGFDPNLCIFMSGIGTLLFFFVVGGRVPSYLGSSFSFIGLVIAVTGYAGHGPNLNIPVALGGIIACGVVYALIGLVVSAVGTKWIETLMPPVVTGAIVCVIGLNLAPIAVKGVSGSQFDSWMAIVTVLCVGGVAVFTRGMLQRLLILVGLIIAYVIYAIVTNGMGLGKPIDFSVVANAAWFGLPKFSAPVFDPHAMALLVPIAVILVAENLGHIKAVSAMTGYNLDRYIGRAFLGDGIATVVSGFAGGTGVTTYAENIGVMAVTKIYSTLVFVIAAVIALVLGFSPKFGAVIQTIPGPVLGGVSIVVFGLIAVTGARIWVVNKVDFSDNRNLIVAAVTLVLGAGDFSLKLGGFGLGGIGTATFGAIILYALLRKKPAQEAAV